ACCAAGAAAGCATATGCCCAGAAGCACACCGGCAGGGCTAGGCGCGGTCCTGCTTCATCGCCGCTGCTCAAGGGCGGTGGTGTGGTCTTCGGTCCGCATCCCCGCAGCTACCGGCAGGACATGCCCAAGAAAATGCGCAGGTTGGCTCTGCGCAGCGTTCTTTCGGGCAAGGTCAGCGGCGGCGAGGTGAAAGTGCTTAAAAAGCTTGACCTGAAGGAGCCCAAGACCAGGCTGATGTCTGATATCCTGTTCGCTCTGGGAGTCGACGATACAGCTATCATTGGCGTCGCCCTGGGTAAGGACAATATAACAAAAGCGTGTTCCAACCTGCCGGGCATCAAGACCACCATGGTTTCCATGCTGAACGTGGCTGACTTGCTGTCGTACAGGATGCTGGTGCTGGATGTAGATGCCGTCAGGCGCATCGAAGAGCTGTGGGATGAAAAGAAAGAGGCAAAGGCCGAAGTAAAGACCGCAGCAAAGAGCTCAGCGAAGAGTTCAACGAAGAGCTCCACTAAGAGCAAGGAAAAGGCGGAATAAGGCGCCGAGAGGGTTTATTCACACCATGAATTTATTTGAGGTTTTACGCAGGCCGCTGGTAACCGAGAAAACCACCAGGCTTTCAGAGAGCAATAAATATGTATTTGAGGTGGACAAGAGGTCTACCAAAGACCAGGTCAGGTTGGCCGTGGAGAAGGCCTTCAAGGTGGACGTTATCAGCGTTAATATTATAAAGGTACCAGGCGAGACAAAAAGGATGGGCAGGAGGGCAATCACCCACCCTGCCTGGAAAAAAGCCATAGTGACGCTCAAAGAAGGGGACAAGATCCAGTTCTTTGAGGGAGTCTAAGATAACAGGAGTAGAAATTGGGTTCTGTTATAAAGAAACGTAAAAAGAAGATGGCGAAACACAAGCATCGGAAGCTTTTAAGAAAGAACCGATGGCAACGACGCCACGCTTAAAGCAGGAGTAGTTAGATTTGGCTTTAAAGACATTTCGCCCTACGTCCCCCGGGCGCCGCGGTATGGTGAAGATATCGTTTGACGATATCACGAAGACGGTGCCGGAAAAAGCCCTGTTGGTTCCGCAGAAAAGAAAGGCGGGACGCAACAGCAGGGGTGTGATAACCACGCGCCACAGGGGCGGAGGCGCCAAACGCAAGACGCGCATAATCGATTTTAAGCGGGACAAGTTGGGCGTGCCCGGGAAAGTGGCTGCTATCGAATATGATCCTGGCCGCACAGCACGCATTGCTTTGATCTTTTATGTTGACGGCGAGAAACGCTATATGCTCTGCCCTCTGGGGCTGGGCGTTGGCGATACCATTCAAGCCGGGGAAAATGCTGAGGTCAAGCCGGGCAACAACCTGCCGCTGGGCAATATACCGGCCGGCACCACAGTGCACAACCTGGAGTTCGAGCCCAACAAGGGGGGCCAGATAGTGCGTAGCGCCGGGACTTCGGCCCAGGTGCTGGGCAAGGAAGATAGATACACGATGGTTCGCCTGCCTTCCGGTGAAGTTCGCCGCTTTATGAATGAATGCAGGGCTACTATCGGCCAGGTAGGAAACCTTGACCACCAGAACATTAAACACGGTAAAGCAGGACGTGTACGCTTACTGGGAAGACGTCCCAAGGTCAGGGGTTCAGCCATGACTCCCCGCGATCATCCCCACGGCGGTGGCGAAGGCAGATCGCCGCGCGGCATGCCTCCCAAGACACCGCAGGGCAAGCCGGCACTGGGGCACAGGACACGTGTGGGCAAAGCATCCGATAAATTGATCGTAAGGCGCCGCTACGCCGCGAAATAAAGAGGTAAATTAAAAATGTCACGTTCAGCGAGAAAGGGCCCGTATTGTCATCCCAAGCTGCTGAAAAAAATTGAGGCGCTCAATAAGAAGGGAGACAAGCAGGTTATCAAGACCTGGGCAAGGTCTTCCACCGTCATGCCGGAGATGCTCGGACACACTATCGGTGTTCATGACGGCAGGCGCCATGTGCCCATTTTTATTACTGAAAATATGGTAGGCCACAAGCTGGGCGAATTTGCCATGACCCGCACTTTCCGCGGTCACGTGGGAAAGGCCACGGCTGCGGCGCCGGTTAAGAAGAAAGAAGCAGGTAAGGCATGAGAGTAGGAGCAGTAGCTAAAGATATCGGGATCCCTCCCCGCAAGATGAAACTTGTGGTGGATATGGTGCGGGGTAAAAAAGTTGAAGATGCCCTGAATATTTTGAAATTCACGCCTACTCCTGCTGCCAAAGCTGTAGCAAAGGTGATAAAATCGGCTTCTTCCAATGCGGAGAACAATTTCCAGTTGGATCCATCCGAATTAAAGGTTGTTTATATCACGGCTGACGAAGCCCGGACACTGAAAAGGTATAGACCCCAGTCCAGGGGCCGGTTCAGTCCCATATTGAAGCGAGCAACGCATATCAAGGTTTTCGTCTCCGAGGAGGATAAATAAGTGGGACATAAAGTTCACCCCTACGGTTTCCGCATAGGGATCATACGCGGCTGGAGGGCCAAGTGGTATGACGAGAAAAATTACCTGGAGACCCTGCATGATGATCTCAAGCTGCGTAAGGAGATCAAGCGCAGGCTGCGCGAAGGTGCGGTGGCAAGGGTCGAGATGGATCGACAGGGTAATGATATAGTTGTGACTATTTTCACCGCACGACCAGGTATTGTCATCGGACGTGGCGGTCAGCGTGCCGAGGAACTGAGGTCCGAGCTGGAGAAACTTTGCGGCAAGAAGGTTAAATTATCCATAAAGGAAGTCGAGCAACCGGAGACGGAAGCTATGCTGGTGGCGCGCAATATCGCCGATTCCCTCGAACGGCGAATAGCATTCAGACGCGCCATGAAGCAGGCTGCCTTTAAGACCAGACAGGCCGGCGCCAAGGGCATAAGGATAAGCTGCGCCGGCAGGCTGGGGGGTGCGGAAATAGCCAGGCGTGAAACTGTACGTGAAGGCCAATTACCTCTGCATACGCTGTGTGCAGATATTGATTACGGAGTTGCAGAAGCAGCTACCACTATGGGAAACATCGGTGTCAAAGTTTGGATTTACAAAGGCAACATTATCCCTGAAGTAAGGAGAGAAAGTGTTACAACCGAAACGAGTGAAGTATCGAAAGTGCCATAGAGGCCACCTGCGTGGCAAGGCACAATCCGGTAATACGATTACCTTCGGCGACTTCGGTATGCAGGCCGAGGAGGCTCACTGGATCACGTCGCGGCAGATCGAAGCAGCCCGCCGTGTTATCGTGCGTTACCTGCGCCGTGGCGGGCAGGTATGGATACGGATCTTCCCCGATAAATCGGTCACCAAGAAGCCGGCCGAAACCCGCATGGGCAGCGGTAAAGGAGCTGTCGACCACTGGGTAGCTGTAGTTAAACCCGGCAGGATTATGTTTGAGATCGGCGGTATCAAGGGGAATATGGCCAAGGAAGCACTCACCATGGCTGCATATAAATTACCGATTAAAACCAGGTTTGTAGCACGCGAGTCTCTCAAGGAAGAGGTAAAAGGTGAAACTAACTGAAATCAGGGCGTTGGGTGACGCCGAATTGCAAAAAAAATTGGAGGAAGCTCACCAGGAGCTGTTTAACCTGCGCTTCAAGTTGGCGACTAAGCAATTGGTCAACCACCGCGAGCTGCCCAAGGTCAGGAAAAAGATCGCCAGGATAAACACGATTATACGCGAACGGGAGCTTGGCAAGAAGTAAAAAATGGAAAAAAACCATAAAACCAGAACAGGTAAAGTCATCAGCAACAAGATGCAAAAGACGGTGGTCGTTCGCGTCGACAACCTGCGCAGGCACCCTCTATACCATAAGGTGGTCAAGCATTCCTCCAGTTTCAAGGCCCATGATGAGGAGAACAAATGCAACGTCGGCGACGTGGTAAAGATTGTGGAGACACGGCCGCTGTCGAAGGATAAGAACTGGCGGGTCGTGGAAATAATACAGAAAGCGGACATAGTCGGTGTCTTAAAGGACGATGTGGCACAGGAAAACCAGGAGGGATCAAAGTGATCCAGCCGAATACCAGATTAAAAGTTGCGGATAATACGGGTGCACGTCAGGTGATGTGCATCGGAGTACCGGGAGGTACCCGCAGGCGCTATGCTTCTGTGGGAGACGTAATCACCTGCAGCGTCAAGCGCGCCATACCCGGTGGGGTGGTTAAGAAAGGTGACGTCGTCAAAGCGGTCATCGTGAGGATCGCCCAGCACCACCATAGGCCGGACGGCTCATACGTGCGTTTCGACGACAACGCCGCCGTAATACTTGACGACAAGGGTAATCCCAAGGGTACCCGCATATTCGGACCGGTGGCGAGAGAACTGAGGGACAAGAATTTTATGAAGATTATTTCCCTGGCGCCCGAGGTGCTGTGAGATGAAGATTCGTAAAAATGACAATGTGTTGATCATATCCGGTAAGGATAAAGGTAAAAAGGGCAAGGTTCGCAAGGCTATGCCCGATAAGAACAGCGTAATTGTGGAAGGATTCAACCTGATCAAACGTCATTCCAAGACAAAGGGAAAGACGCGGCAGGCCGGCATTATCGAGCTGGAGGCGCCCATTGCTATCTCCAACGTGATGGTAATCTGCAATAAGTGCAACAAGCCTGCCCGGCTGGGATACAGGGAGCTTGAAGACGGCAACAAGGCAAGGTTCTGCCGCAGTTGCAATGAGATCATTGACTAACTTGAGGTAACCCGATAATGGTAAGACTGAAAGAAAGATATAATAAAGAGATTGTGCCGCAGCTGATAAAGAAGTACGGCTACCGCAATATTATGGAAGTTCCCAGGGTCAATAAGATCGTCCTTAAC
The nucleotide sequence above comes from Dehalococcoidia bacterium. Encoded proteins:
- the rplD gene encoding 50S ribosomal protein L4, whose product is MRKHHKKVTDVDIEVFDLKGEKTGKITVSGYVFGQTVNEAVVHQALLRQLANRRQGTADTQTRSDVSRSTKKAYAQKHTGRARRGPASSPLLKGGGVVFGPHPRSYRQDMPKKMRRLALRSVLSGKVSGGEVKVLKKLDLKEPKTRLMSDILFALGVDDTAIIGVALGKDNITKACSNLPGIKTTMVSMLNVADLLSYRMLVLDVDAVRRIEELWDEKKEAKAEVKTAAKSSAKSSTKSSTKSKEKAE
- the rplW gene encoding 50S ribosomal protein L23, translated to MNLFEVLRRPLVTEKTTRLSESNKYVFEVDKRSTKDQVRLAVEKAFKVDVISVNIIKVPGETKRMGRRAITHPAWKKAIVTLKEGDKIQFFEGV
- a CDS encoding AURKAIP1/COX24 domain-containing protein, with protein sequence MGSVIKKRKKKMAKHKHRKLLRKNRWQRRHA
- the rplB gene encoding 50S ribosomal protein L2; this encodes MALKTFRPTSPGRRGMVKISFDDITKTVPEKALLVPQKRKAGRNSRGVITTRHRGGGAKRKTRIIDFKRDKLGVPGKVAAIEYDPGRTARIALIFYVDGEKRYMLCPLGLGVGDTIQAGENAEVKPGNNLPLGNIPAGTTVHNLEFEPNKGGQIVRSAGTSAQVLGKEDRYTMVRLPSGEVRRFMNECRATIGQVGNLDHQNIKHGKAGRVRLLGRRPKVRGSAMTPRDHPHGGGEGRSPRGMPPKTPQGKPALGHRTRVGKASDKLIVRRRYAAK
- the rpsS gene encoding 30S ribosomal protein S19 translates to MSRSARKGPYCHPKLLKKIEALNKKGDKQVIKTWARSSTVMPEMLGHTIGVHDGRRHVPIFITENMVGHKLGEFAMTRTFRGHVGKATAAAPVKKKEAGKA
- the rplV gene encoding 50S ribosomal protein L22, which encodes MRVGAVAKDIGIPPRKMKLVVDMVRGKKVEDALNILKFTPTPAAKAVAKVIKSASSNAENNFQLDPSELKVVYITADEARTLKRYRPQSRGRFSPILKRATHIKVFVSEEDK
- the rpsC gene encoding 30S ribosomal protein S3, coding for MGHKVHPYGFRIGIIRGWRAKWYDEKNYLETLHDDLKLRKEIKRRLREGAVARVEMDRQGNDIVVTIFTARPGIVIGRGGQRAEELRSELEKLCGKKVKLSIKEVEQPETEAMLVARNIADSLERRIAFRRAMKQAAFKTRQAGAKGIRISCAGRLGGAEIARRETVREGQLPLHTLCADIDYGVAEAATTMGNIGVKVWIYKGNIIPEVRRESVTTETSEVSKVP
- the rplP gene encoding 50S ribosomal protein L16, encoding MLQPKRVKYRKCHRGHLRGKAQSGNTITFGDFGMQAEEAHWITSRQIEAARRVIVRYLRRGGQVWIRIFPDKSVTKKPAETRMGSGKGAVDHWVAVVKPGRIMFEIGGIKGNMAKEALTMAAYKLPIKTRFVARESLKEEVKGETN
- the rpmC gene encoding 50S ribosomal protein L29, with the translated sequence MKLTEIRALGDAELQKKLEEAHQELFNLRFKLATKQLVNHRELPKVRKKIARINTIIRERELGKK
- the rpsQ gene encoding 30S ribosomal protein S17, which encodes MEKNHKTRTGKVISNKMQKTVVVRVDNLRRHPLYHKVVKHSSSFKAHDEENKCNVGDVVKIVETRPLSKDKNWRVVEIIQKADIVGVLKDDVAQENQEGSK
- the rplN gene encoding 50S ribosomal protein L14, with the protein product MIQPNTRLKVADNTGARQVMCIGVPGGTRRRYASVGDVITCSVKRAIPGGVVKKGDVVKAVIVRIAQHHHRPDGSYVRFDDNAAVILDDKGNPKGTRIFGPVARELRDKNFMKIISLAPEVL
- the rplX gene encoding 50S ribosomal protein L24: MKIRKNDNVLIISGKDKGKKGKVRKAMPDKNSVIVEGFNLIKRHSKTKGKTRQAGIIELEAPIAISNVMVICNKCNKPARLGYRELEDGNKARFCRSCNEIID